In Vanrija pseudolonga chromosome 4, complete sequence, a single window of DNA contains:
- the YPR153W gene encoding putative protein, with amino-acid sequence MGQVTSVFDPDPGTQGKPHNYTVPRFPSLYAPSIASTIQQRGYFLHNAEAIWRFTFYWTLILFLGTFLACAALASANIILSRAVFAPGHEKDKGGDEVEMRPVSSGGGLFARAASAASSVVRRRQRTRRRPPLYLVLIIPLLMGAIAAFVALVSGTVVGFALAAVYSSGGFSMSTWVPFMWALIQVVVLIISSYSSLTRIL; translated from the exons ATGGGGCAGGTCACGTCCGTGTTCGACCCCGACCCCGGGACGCAG gGCAAGCCGCACAACTACACGGTGCCGCGGTTCCCGTCGCTGTACGCGCCGAGTATCGCCTCGACGATCCAGCAGCGCGGCTACTTTCTGCACAATGCGGAGG CAATCTGGCGCTTCACGTTCTACTGGACGctcatcctcttcctcggGACGTTTctggcctgcgccgcgctcgccagcgCCAACATTATCCTCTCGCGCGCGGTGTTCGCGCCGGGGCAcgagaaggacaagggcggcgacgaggtcgagatgCGCCCCGTGTCCTCTGGCGGAGGGCTgttcgcgcgcgcggcgagcgcggcgtcgtccgtcgtgcggcggcgccagcgcacgcgccgccgcccgccgctgtacctcgtcctcatcatccCGCTGCTCATGGGCGCCATCGCGGCCttcgtcgcgctcgtgaGCGGTACGGTGGTGGGCTTCGCCCTGGCCGCAGTCTACTCGTCTGGCGGGTTCTCCATGTCCACATGGGTGCCCTTCATGTGGGCGCTTATCCAGGTCGTCGTGCTCATCATCTC AAGTTACTCGTCCCTCACTCGCATCCTGTAA
- the CRAT gene encoding Carnitine O-acetyltransferase, whose protein sequence is MPVPSLRPLVNSRILASRIKPKSSPAVAAFALSCTQAPPTAYHARMVSTTAPKKTPARTFEYQDKLPRLPVPDLDKSLEGYIKSIVPLLEQKYGSHALPKELEKRKLFAKDFASKDGLGRVLQERLKDLDHISPNNWLDDTLWLALAYHTWRAPMLVNSNWWLLFASDPQDPQPPVLEGATNKTTVPLNPNPSNDLPAGAEGGGKPWLDSHTDKKDYYQPFKYEDVTKIEWITDWQVRRAAWLTRRFAEYRTQILREELPPHVSKAGPMCMSQFAKIFNFSRIPQPSSDAFSVIDNQALHTTVMIDDFIYSIDVFQQGADGIPEPIPAGEIERLFQAAVEDAKKRKDAGEKPARVGILSADHRDTWTVNREKVILFSPKNRETLANIDSSLIVVSLDPYTLPTQPTDDPLRQAPVDSQMHNTQGGLFGGRNRWFDKPLSILVENNGRAAVMGEHSPVDALLPSMIVDYALAEPVDDAQFSVTKQILPALGQGFQREDFVVDSAIQDEIAACAERNLQIVNDSDASTLWWAEFGGDWIKKIAKQSPDGFMQQALQLAWFRDQGNATATYETASTRGFKHGRTDVIRTLSVESRAFVNAMDNASLDDAKRYDLLTKAVLEHNSLTKRSSAGGGWDRHLMGLKVQLRPGETHPLFEDELYAKSQEWKLSTSGLSSGIRFMATGFGAAWPDGYGINYMIAPHVVKFGLESKVSCPTTSTTRLKHNIVQALRDMRRVCEASSTGKDEKAKL, encoded by the exons ATGCCGGTCCCCTCCCTCAGGCCTCTTGTCAATAGCCGGATCCTCGCATCTCGTATAAAACCAAAGTCATCGCCCGCCGTTGCTGCGTTTGCTCTTTCTTGCACCCAAGCACCCCCCACAGCATACCACGCAAGGATGGTCTCGACCACTGCACCAAAGAAGACCCCAGCAAGGACTTTCGAGTACCAGGACAAGCTCCCCCGCTTGCCCGTGCCCGACCTTGACAAGTCGCTCGAGGGTTACATCAAGAGCATTGTgcccctcctcgagcagAAG TATGGCTCGCACGCCCTCCCCAAGGAGCTTGAGAAGCGCAAGCTCTTCGCCAAGGACTTTGCCTCCAAGGATGGTCTTGGCCGTGTCCTCCAGGAGCGTCTGAAGG ACCTCGACCACATCTCGCCCAACAACTGGCTCGATGACACGCTgtggctcgcgctcgcgtacCACACCTGGCGCGCGCCCATGCTCGTCAACTCGAACTGGTGGCTCCTGTTCGCGTCCGACCCCCAGGACCCTCAGCCCCCTGTTCTTGAGGGTGCCACCAACAAGACGACGGTCCCTCTCAACCCCAACCCCTCGAACGACCTTCCCGCCGGCGCTGAGGGTGGCGGCAAGCCTTGGCTCGACTCGCACACCGACAAGAAGGACTACTACCAGCCCTTCAAGTACGAGGATGTGACCAAGATTGAGTGGATCACCGACTGGCAGGTTCGCCGTGCCGCTTGGCTCACCCGCCGTTTTGCCGAGTACAGGACGCAGATCCTTCG CGAGGAGCTCCCTCCTCACGTCTCCAAGGCCGGCCCCATGTGCATGTCGCAGTTCGCCAAGATCTTCAACTTCTCGCGTATCCCACAGCCCAGCTCGGACGCGTTCTCGGTTATTGACAACCAGGCGCTCCACACCACTGTCATGATCGACGACTTCATCTACTCGATTGATGTCTTCCAGCAGGGTGCCGACGGTATCCCGGAGCCCATCCCCGCTGGCGAGATTGAGCGCCTCTTCCAGGCCGCCGTTGAGGAtgccaagaagcgcaaggacgCTGGCGAGAAGCCTGCTCGTGTCGGCATCCTCTCGGCCGACCACCGTGACACCTGGACTGTG AACCGCGAGAAGGTCATCCTCTTCTCGCCCAAGAACCGCGAGACGCTGGCCAACATCGACTCGTcgctcatcgtcgtctcGCTCGACCCCTACACCCTGCCCACCCAGCCCACCGACGACCCCCTCCGCCAGGCTCCCGTCGACTCGCAGATGCACAACACGCAGGGTGGTCTCTTTGGCGGGCGCAACCGCTGGTTCGACAAGCCTCTGAgcatcctcgtcgagaaCAACGGTCGTGCTGCCGTCATGGGCGAACACtcgcccgtcgacgcgcttcTGCCTTCGATGATTGTCGACTACGCTCTTGCCGAgcctgtcgacgacgcccagTTCTCGGTCACCAAGCAGATCCTTCCCGCTCTTGGCCAGGGATTCCAGCGCGAGGACTTTGTGGTCGACTCTGCTATCCAGGACGAGatcgccgcctgcgccgagcgcaacCTGCAGATTGTCAACGACTCGGACGCCAGCACCCTCTGGTGGGCCGAGTTTGGCGGTGACTGGATCAAGAAGATTGCCAAGCAGTCGCCCGACGGCTTCATGCAGCaggcgctccagctcgcctGGTTCCGCGACCAGGGCAACGCCACTGCCACGTACGAGACTGCTTCGACCCGTGGTTTCAAGCACGGTCGTACCGACGTTATCCGTACCCTCAGCGTCGAGTCGCGTGCGTTTGTCAACGCCATGGACAacgcctcgctcgacgacgccaagcgctATGATCTCCTCACCAAGGCGGTTTTGGAGCACAACTCGCTCACCAAGCGCTCGTCtgccggtggtggttggGACCGTCACCTTATGGGCCTCAAGGTCCAGCTCCGCCCTGGAGAGACGCACCCTCTTTTTGAGGACGAGCTGTACGCCAAGTCGCAGGAGTGGAAGCTCTCGACGTCTGGTCTGAGCTCTGGTATCCGCTTCATGGCTACTGGCTTTGGTGCCGCGTGGCCTGATGGATACGGCATCAACTACATGATTGCGCCTCACGTTGTCAAGTTTGGCCTCGAGTCCAAGGTGTCGTGccccacgacgtcgacgacgcgcctgaAGCACAACATTGTGCAGGCTCTGCGCGACATGCGCCGCGTGTGCGAGGCTAGTTCGACAGGAAAGGACGAGAAGGCGAAGCTCTAA